GGAGTTGAACCAGTTTGCTGCAAAGATGTCCACTGAGGAGTAGGGATCGCGGGGCACGCCGAAGTTGTCGTTGAATTTCATTGCGATTTGACCGGCTCCTCTGAGTTCTTCATTGTACCAGTGGTAAACTCGAGCGTGCGATTTGATGACGTTATTGATTGCTACGCCGTTGGTGGCGTAGAGAAGAGGCTCGTTGTAGGTGAACCAGATGGGTACGCGGTCGCTCCATTGGCTCATGGCGATTTTGGCGTAGTTGACAAAGGCGTCTTCGAAGGTTGAGTTTTGGTAGCCTCCGTTGCTATAGCCGATTGAACCCGGCGCTTTGACGCCGATGGCGGAGAGATTCCCGGCGAAGAATTGGAATGGCGTGTCGAAGTGGAGTAAAGTGACAGTTGGAAGCATTCCTTTTTCGAGAACAAAGTTGATCAAATCGTCGTAGTGGTCGATTGCTTGTTGATTGATTGGAGTGCCGGGCAGAGCGAATGGCAGGATTCGGCTCCAGGGAATGCTGAAGGAGTAGTACTTTACGCCCATCGCTGCTAGTCGCTCGATGTCTTGTTTGTACAGGTAGTAGTTCTCGTTCGTCACGTAGTCCTTTGCTCGATCTGTCTTGATGAAAAGGTCCATGAGTGTCGGGCCTTTGCCCTCACTTGCAGTCGCACCTTCGATCTGAGAGGCAGAGCCGCTGACACCGAACATGAAGTCGTCCGGGAAGTTATAGCAGTCTTCTGGACCGAAGTAGTCTCTGGGAGGCAGGACTAGCTCGCTGGAAGGGATCGGAGTCGGCGAAACAGTCGTCGAGTAGATCCCTGTCTCGGTGAAGTTTGGAGGGTTTGCGAGTTCCCAAAGAGACGTCCACGCCGCTTGCCCGTATGGATCGGCGCTGTCGGTCGCCGTCGTGGTCGCATTGGGATTCCAGTTTCCCCATGTTGTGTAGCTGGCTCCGGATGATGTCGTTGGTGGTGGGCCGTAAGAATTGATGGTCGTTGCTGGTGGGATTGACGTTGCCGTCCGCACTGTCTCGTTCATGGTGAACTGAAATTCCGAGAATGCGTACGTAGGCTGGGCCTGGTAGGAAGTAAGGCATTGTGGTCTCGTTGTTGGTCCCTCCGCTGGTATGTATATCTGTTGAGCTGAAGCAATGGCAACGACGCCTGAGAGGGCAAGTATGTACGCCATCTTGAATTACTGGTAAGAGCATGAAGGGGGGAACGCTGCCAGCTTGAGAGACGTGAAAGAGAAATACTTTGGCAGAAGCAATGACATCGGCACTCAATAACCCGAAGAAAAAACGGCACGTGAGTGGCTGTTGGCGTGCGGGGTGAACAATGTAGCGTGGTGGAAAGTGGAGATTCCGGGTCGTAGTGGAGAAATCCCCGCCTCGAGGTGTTCGTTGGCCGGACTCACGGTACAGCATCTGGTCTGTCCCAATACAATAGTCGTTCCCGTCCATCACTGCAGCATCTGCGCCAGACTCTCCTTGACAGTGATCTTCGGGGCTGCCAACTCGAGGACCTCCGGACTTGTCGTTTCCGCTTTGCACTTCCCCGCCCATGCAGTCTCAGGAGCATGTGAAATCGAGCGGATCACATTCTTCGATCCCGATGTCAGACCGTCCGCCCAAGAGTGCACAAAGGACACATCTCTGTACTCAACGTCGCCCACCTTCGATCCAGTGTGCGACTCGACCATTTTTACGATCTCTTCGCCCGTAATGTCTTTGGGCCCGTTAAGGACCAGCCGCTTTTGATTGTAAGCGCTGGTGTCGTCCTGAGCGAGCAGATGAGCGGCCAGTACGCCAATCTCCGACGCTTCGATCACTCCGACAGGCGTGTTTGCGTCCAGCATTAGGGACAGCTTTCCTGACTTGCCGGACTTGCGATGTTCTTTGATGTACTCCGCCGCCGGACCCAAGACGATCGAGTAGAATACATTTGGCTGCAGCGAGGTCCAGTGCATATTCTTGAACTCTGGCTGGCTCAGCATCTGCTCGATAGCCCAATGCGTTCTCGGATAGTATGCAGGGTAGTTTGGTTGGACATTCGCAGCCGTGGTCGAGATGCGCACGACGTATTTGACGCCCGCATGCAGTGCTTCAACGTGGAATTGTCCTTCTTCAGCGAATTGGGAAGGTTCGTTGTGGGATGCGATGAAGATGCGAACGACTTCGTGCTTGCGAAGCCAGTCGGCGGTGATTTCGGTCCAGTTCTGCTCCGCCAGCTCGACGCCGTCCAGCGCTGCGAGCTTCTTCGCTGACGGACTGTCTTTTGATCGGGTGAGCGCCAGGATGCGATGGTTGGATAGACTCTTGTGCTGCTTGAGCAATTGTGGAAGAGTCTCCATGACACCTTTCCCGGTGTTGCCGGTcgcgccgacgacgaggattgtTGGAGCCATTTCGATGTTGTGTGTGCTGCTGGGTGGCTGGAATGTGATGTGAAGGCGAGGTTTGAGGTCATCCTAAGGACCTGTGCAGGTTATGTACCGTGGAAATGCTACAGATTCGTCATGCCGATCAGTAATCGGGGTTGTCTTTGTGCAAGACCCTGGAACGTCTGATTAGAAATCCCTCTTGAACACTGTCGTTGTGCTCGAAGACTGTTGCATAAACTGCCAACACAAGACTTCTTGATCAGTGCAATCGGCCTTTGCATCAAATTGTGAAGAACATCTCGTCCTCGTGAGTTGTGAAGCTCATCCGGCGTGATGCCTCCCTGACACCATTTCGACTGCTCGCCACTGCCATGCACAAGTCTCATGTCATGCACAATGCCAAAGGCGGTGTCGATCCAAGAGATCGCCGTGGAAGCAGCAACAGCTCCTTCGAACAGACATTCGCGCCATCCGGGACTGACAACAGCATGATCGGAAATGAGAATAAtgacgagaagaagaggaaacgTACAGATAGGAGAAGGTGTTATCTGACGAGAGAGAAGAGTGGTCCCAGAGGTACGAAAGCGGTCTGAATTGTACATCTTGCCCTGGCTGCAGATTCTTTCCGGCGTGGAACCACTCCGAACATTCCCACTCCTCCAGCATATACTGCAACAACACGCGCCGAGGGGGATAGCACATCCGTAGTGCCAATGAAGATCTGGTTGATGCCCGATACAAGAGAGAAGAACATGAACAAGCAGCTATGACAGCAGATCCGAGAAGAACTCTCGGATCTCATACTGGCGAACCATGCAGCGGCCCAGGGATCCGCGCTCGCACTCTTGAAGCACCATCCCAACGGTCGAGCTCGAGGGATCTTCTGTGGCTGTTCACCTGCAATTGCTGTCCCTTTGCAGAAACCGCATGCCCGGGCAATAGGATCGAGTCGTCGACAGCCACGTCCCTCGCATGCGGATTGGAAAGCCATCCTCGtgctggagaggagaggcACATCATGCCCACCATCGTATCTCCCGTCGACCGCCAATCTCGTCAATGTCAAGATCATGCCGGAAGCACTGCCATGTCCATCCGCAGGTAGCCGACGATCGGCTATGCGGTGTCTGGGGAACGTCCTTGTTGTCGATCCGCAAAATACCGAGACCACTTTCAATCAAGCTGACTCCCTGCTTGGAAGAATCGGGATCGTGGAGACAGACAGCCTGCCGCTCCGGATGTCGTCCCATCGTGCTCGACCAGATGTCAGATGCGCTATTATTGTCGTCGGCAGGCATTTGACGATCGGGTATGCTGTGCCTAGGAATATCCC
The DNA window shown above is from Zymoseptoria tritici IPO323 chromosome 11, whole genome shotgun sequence and carries:
- the MgBgl5 gene encoding putative beta-glucosidase is translated as MAYILALSGVVAIASAQQIYIPAEGPTTRPQCLTSYQAQPTYAFSEFQFTMNETVRTATSIPPATTINSYGPPPTTSSGASYTTWGNWNPNATTTATDSADPYGQAAWTSLWELANPPNFTETGIYSTTVSPTPIPSSELVLPPRDYFGPEDCYNFPDDFMFGVSGSASQIEGATASEGKGPTLMDLFIKTDRAKDYVTNENYYLYKQDIERLAAMGVKYYSFSIPWSRILPFALPGTPINQQAIDHYDDLINFVLEKGMLPTVTLLHFDTPFQFFAGNLSAIGVKAPGSIGYSNGGYQNSTFEDAFVNYAKIAMSQWSDRVPIWFTYNEPLLYATNGVAINNVIKSHARVYHWYNEELRGAGQIAMKFNDNFGVPRDPYSSVDIFAANWFNSFQIGTFCNPINLGIDYPDSFKETVPDYVPLSAEDLAYINGTSDFIGIDPYTATVVTPPDHATIASIKSCAANTSSPFFPYCVNQTTTNIYGWDIGYRSQSYVYTTPRYLRAYLNYLWNTFRSPIAITEFGFPVFGESQKDLVDQLFDTPRSVYYLSFMSEVLKSIWEDRVHVVGAFAWSFMDNWEFGDYEQQFGIQTVNRTTQTRRYKKSFFDLVDFMKARMPNAA